A region from the Gossypium hirsutum isolate 1008001.06 chromosome A08, Gossypium_hirsutum_v2.1, whole genome shotgun sequence genome encodes:
- the LOC107932790 gene encoding probable lactoylglutathione lyase, chloroplastic → MVRIIPMASSSIRPSLSPFRCSSGVSSSRFGVSLSPVHLHRHLGFSNLGSVVPQSQFFGFKASKMSRTEETKQGKPLVGNVVRASTAAAQETEALEWVEKDKRRMLHVVYRVGDLDRTIKFYTECLGMKLLRKRDIPEERYTNAFLGYGPEDSHFVIELTYNYGVDKYDIGTAFGHFGIAVEDVAKTVELVKAKGGKVTREPGPVKGGSTVIAFIEDPDGYKFELLERGPTPEPLCQVMLRVGDLDRSINFYEKAFGMKLLRTRDNPQYKYTIAMMGYGPEDKNAVLELTYNYGVTDYDKGNAYAQIAIGTDDVYKTAEAVRLFGGKITQEPGPLPGINTKITACLDPDGWKTVFVDNIDFLKELE, encoded by the exons ATGGTGAGGATAATTCCCATGGCATCGTCCTCAATACGACCTTCGTTATCTCCGTTTAGGTGCTCAAGCGGTGTTTCTTCATCGCGGTTTGGTGTTTCCCTTTCTCCGGTTCACCTTCACCGGCACCTCGGTTTCTCTAATCTCGGCAGCG TTGTTCCGCAGTCGCAATTCTTTGGTTTCAAAGCCTCTAAGATGTCGAGAACTGAAGAAACTAAGCAAGGGAAGCCTCTGGTTGGAAATGTGGTACGAGCAAGCACCGCTGCTGCACAAGAAACCGAGGCCCTAGAGTGGGTTGAAAAGGACAAACGAAGAATGCTCCATGTCGTTTATCGAGTTGGGGATTTGGATAGGACCATCAA ATTCTATACTGAGTGTCTGGGGATGAAGCTGTTGAGGAAACGGGACATACCAGAGGAGAGATACACGAACGCCTTTCTTGGATATGGGCCAGAAGATTCTCACTTCGTTATTGAACTCACTTATA ATTATGGAGTTGACAAATATGACATTGGAACTGCATTTGGTCATTTCGGTATTGCTGTTGAGGAT GTTGCCAAGACCGTGGAGCTCGTAAAGGCCAAGGGTGGAAAAGTAACCCGAGAACCTGGTCCCGTGAAAGGTGGTTCTACTGTAATTGCATTTATTGAGGATCCTGATGGTTACAAGTTTGAACTGCTTGAAAGGGGACCTACTCCTGAACCTTTGTGCCAAGTAATGCTCCGTGTAGGCGATCTTGATCGTTCCATAAATTTTTATGAGAAG GCATTTGGCATGAAGCTTCTTCGTACACGAGATAATCCACAGTACAAG TATACTATAGCCATGATGGGTTACGGGCCTGAAGATAAAAATGCTGTGCTTGAGTTAACGTACAACTACGGGGTCACTGATTATGACAAAGGAAATGCTTATGCTCAG ATTGCAATCGGCACAGATGATGTTTACAAAACTGCAGAGGCAGTTAGACTTTTTGGTGGAAAAATTACCCAGGAACCTGGACCTTTACCTGGTATTAACACCAAGATCACCGCATGCTTAGATCCCGATGGTTGGAAGACG GTTTTCGTCGATAACATTGATTTCCTCAAGGAATTGGAGTAA